A stretch of the Capra hircus breed San Clemente chromosome 10, ASM170441v1, whole genome shotgun sequence genome encodes the following:
- the LOC102175022 gene encoding LOW QUALITY PROTEIN: S-methylmethionine--homocysteine S-methyltransferase BHMT2 (The sequence of the model RefSeq protein was modified relative to this genomic sequence to represent the inferred CDS: substituted 1 base at 1 genomic stop codon) — protein MAPIGGPRVKKVRKLKLRVSRLVQAHRSDPGGAAHLQPQLFYSTVPECVPLMFEEERLSEPPKPCTGLKPVSDAAGMEDGGVLSGGTCVWWGGEETKHNEEGRELGCGASPNSLKHATCARLSLFYSLLASALCNTKIFICESMLIWAWELNVSGSLLKFSEILSGTDDFHKTGDVRPLYPPFLQLGTAFRKNKRNVIFLSILQGLLERLDSGEVVVGDGSYLLTLEKRGYVKAGLWAPEAVVEHPNAVCQLHMEFLRAGSDVMQTFTFSASEDNMESQWEAVNTAACDLAREVADKGDALVAGGICQTSLYAHHKDEVRIKKLFQLQLETFARKNVDFLIAEYFEHAVEAVWAVEVLKESGKPVAATVCIGPEGDMHGVTPGECAVKLMKAGASVVDVNCXFGPWTSLETMSLMEEALQAAGLKEHLMVQSLGFHMPDCGNRGFLDIPEYPFALEPRVATRWDIQKYTREAYSPGVRYIGGCCGFELYHIRAIAEELAPERGFLPPASEKHGSWGSGLNMHTKPWIRARPRREYWENMWPASGRPLCPSLSKPDA, from the exons ATGGCACCGATCGGGGGGCCCAGAGTCAAGAAG gtgaggaaactgaagctcagagtcaGCAGACTAGTTCAGGCTCATAGATCGGATCCAGGTGGAGCAG CCCACCTGCAGCCACAGCTCTTCTACTCAACTGTCCCAGAGTGCGTTCCTCTCATGTTTGAGGAAGAGCGGTTGTCTGAACCTCCCAAGCCCTGTACTGGCCTGAAACCGGTCTCGGACGCAGCGGGGATGGAGGATGGGGGTGTGCTGAGCGGAGGC ACGTGCgtgtggtggggaggagaggagacgAAACACAATGAGGAAGGGCGTGAACTTGGGTGCGGAGCATCTCCAAACTCCTTAAAGCACGCCACCTGTGCCAG gcTTTCCCTGTTCTATTCCCTGCTGGCCtctgctctttgcaacaccaagATTTTCATATGCGAGTCCATGCTAATATGGGCCTGGGAGTTAAATGTTAGCGGG AGTCTACTCAAGTTTTCTGAAATACTATCAGGCACAGATGATTTTCACAAAACTGGAGATGTGAGACCATTGTACCCACCTTTCCTACAACTGGGAACTGCTTTTAGGAAGAATAAAAGGAAcgtgatttttctttctattcttcagGGCCTTTTGGAACGTCTGGATAGTGGGGAGGTTGTGGTTGGAGATGGCAGCTATCTCCTAACTCTGGAGAAGAGGGGCTATGTGaaggctgggctctgggctccagAAGCCGTAGTAGAGCATCCGAATGCAG TTTGTCAGCTTCACATGGAATTCTTGAGGGCGGGATCAGATGTCATGCAGACTTTCACCTTTTCTGCCAGTGAGGACAATATGGAAAGCCAG TGGGAAGCTGTAAACACCGCTGCCTGTGACCTCGCCAGAGAAGTAGCTGACAAAGGGGATGCTTTGGTAGCAGGGGGGATCTGCCAGACATCATTGTACGCACACCACAAGGATGAAGTTAGAATTAAAAAGCTTTTTCAACTACAGCTAGAGACTTTTGCCAGGAAAAATGTAGATTTCTTGATTGCAGAG TATTTTGAACATGCTGTAGAAGCTGTGTGGGCTGTAGAAGTCTTAAAAGAATCTGGAAAGCCTGTGGCAGCCACTGTGTGCATAGGCCCAGAGGGAGACATGCACGGTGTAACACCTGGAGAATGTGCTGTGAAGCTGATGAAGGCAG GGGCTTCAGTTGTTGATGTGAACTGCTAATTTGGGCCCTGGACCAGCCTGGAGACGATGAGCCTCATGGaggaagccctccaggctgcagGGCTGAAAGAACACTTGAtggtgcagtccctgggattccacATGCCTGACTGTGGCAACAGAGGGTTTCTGGATATCCCTGAATATCCCTTT GCGCTGGAGCCCAGAGTTGCAACCAGATGGGATATTCAAAAGTACACCAGAGAAGCCTACAGCCCGGGGGTCAGGTACATAGGTGGGTGCTGTGGCTTTGAGCTCTATCACATCAGAGCGATTGCAGAGGAGCTGGCCCCGGAGAGAGGATTTTTGCCACCAGCTTCAGAAAAACATGGCAGCTGGGGAAGTGGTCTCAATATGCATACCAAACCCTGGATTAGAGCCAG ACCTAGAAGGGAGTATTGGGAGAATATGTGGCCGGCTTCTGGTAgacctctctgtccttcattgtcaAAGCCAGATGCCTGA